Proteins co-encoded in one Rattus rattus isolate New Zealand chromosome 5, Rrattus_CSIRO_v1, whole genome shotgun sequence genomic window:
- the Clp1 gene encoding polyribonucleotide 5'-hydroxyl-kinase Clp1 gives MSEESNDDKKPTTKFELERETELRFEVEASQSVQLELLAGMAEIFGTELTRNKKFTFDAGAKVAVFTWHGCSLQLSGRTEVAYVSKDTPMLLYLNTHTALEQMRRQAEKEEERGPRVMVVGPTDVGKSTVCRLLLNYAVRLGRRPTYVELDVGQGSVSIPGTMGALYIERPADVEEGFSIQAPLVYHFGSTTPGTNIKLYNKITSRLADVFNQRCEVNRRASVSGCVINTCGWVKGYGYQALVHAASAFEVDVVVVLDQERLYNELKRDLPHFVRTVLLPKSGGVVERSKDFRRECRDERIREYFYGFRGCFYPHAFNVKFSDVKIYKVGAPTIPDSCLPLGMSQEDNQLKLVPVTPGRDMVHHLLSVSTAEGTEENLSETSVAGFIVVTSVDVEHQVFTVLSPAPRPLPKNFLLIMDIRFMDLK, from the exons ATGAGTGAGGAATCCAATGATGACAAGAAGCCAACGACCAAGTTTGAACTAGAGCGAGAAACAGAGCTTCGATTTGAGGTGGAGGCATCTCAGTCAGTTCAGTTGGAGTTGCTGGCTGGCATGGCAGAGATCTTTGGCACAGAGCTGACCAGAAACAAGAAATTCACCTTTGATGCTGGTGCCAAGGTGGCTGTTTTCACttggcatggctgttctctgcAGTTGAGTGGCCGGACCGAGGTGGCTTACGTCTCTAAGGACACCCCTATGTTGCTTTACCTCAACACTCATACAGCCTTGGAGCAGATGCGGAGGcaggcagaaaaggaagaggagagaggcccCCGAGTGATGGTAGTGGGTCCTACTGATGTGGGCAAGTCCACGGTGTGCCGGCTGCTACTCAACTACGCAGTGCGTTTGGGCCGACGTCCTACTTACGTGGAGTTGGATGTAGGCCAGGGCTCTGTGTCCATTCCTGGTACCATGGGGGCCCTGTACATTGAGCGACCCGCAGATGTGGAAGAAGGTTTCTCCATCCAGGCACCTCTTGTGTATCATTTTGGCTCCACCACGCCTGGCACCAACATCAAGCTTTACAACAAG ATTACATCTCGTTTAGCAGATGTGTTCAACCAAAGGTGTGAAGTGAATAGAAGAGCTTCTGTGAGTGGCTGTGTCATCAACACCTGTGGCTGGGTCAAGGGCTATGGTTACCAGGCCCTGGTGCACGCAGCTTCAGCCTTTGAGGTGGATGTGGTTGTGGTTCTGGATCAAGAACGACTGTACAACGAGTTGAAAAGGGACCTGCCTCATTTTGTTCGAACTGTGTTACTCCCAAAATCAGGGGGTGTGGTAGAACGCTCCAAGGACTTCCGGCGGGAATGTAGGGATGAACGTATCCGTGAATATTTCTATGGATTCCGAGGCTGTTTCTATCCCCATGCcttcaatgtcaaattttctgatgTGAAAATCTACAAAGTTGGGGCACCCACCATCCCAGACTCGTGTTTACCTCTGGGCATGTCTCAGGAGGACAATCAGCTCAAGTTAGTACCTGTCACCCCTGGTAGAGATATGGTGCACCATCTCCTGAGTGTCAGCACTGCTGAGGGCACAGAAGAGAACCTTTCTGAGACCAGTGTGGCTGGATTCATTGTTGTGACCAGTGTGGACGTGGAACACCAGGTGTTTACTGTCTTGTCTCCAGCCCCCCGCCCACTGCCTAAGAACTTTCTTCTCATCATGGATATCCGGTTCATGGATCTCAAGTAG
- the Ypel4 gene encoding protein yippee-like 4, whose translation MPSCDPGPAPACLPTKTFRSYLPRCHRTYSCVHCRAHLAKHDELISKSFQGSHGRAYLFNSVVNVGCGPAEQRLLLTGLHSVADIFCESCKTTLGWKYEQAFETSQKYKEGKYIIEMSHMVKDNGWD comes from the exons ATGCCCAGCTGTGACCCTGGCCCGGCCCCTGCATGTTTACCCACCAAGACTTTCCGCAGCTACCTGCCCCGCTGCCACCGCACATACAGTTGCGTCCACTGTCGAGCACACTTGGCCAAACATGATGAGCTTATTTCCAAG TCTTTCCAAGGAAGCCATGGCCGGGCCTACCTGTTTAACTCCGT GGTCAACGTGGGTTGTGGGCCAGCTGAACAGCGCCTCCTGCTCACAGGACTCCACTCGGTAGCTGACATTTTTTGTGAAAGCTGCAAGACTACACTGGGCTGGAAATAT gaacaAGCTTTTGAGACCAGCCAGAAATACAAAGAAGGGAAGTACATCATTGAGATGTCACACATGGTGAAGGACAACGGCTGGGACTGA